The following are encoded in a window of Struthio camelus isolate bStrCam1 chromosome Z, bStrCam1.hap1, whole genome shotgun sequence genomic DNA:
- the LOC138064764 gene encoding corticotropin-releasing factor-binding protein-like, with amino-acid sequence MPSAFRFQCHFVLIFLAALKGETRYLEVRDAGEDEPFLLLSEDLKRELSAGQIYRRSLRCIDMLSIEGQFTFTAEQPQLHCATFFIGDPEELITIDYDFVNIDCQGGDFLKVFDGWILKGEKFPSSLDHPLPTSQRYVDFCESGNIQRSIRSSQNVAMIFFRIHQPGNGFTVTVKKNANLFPCNVISQTPSGRFTMVIPHQHRNCSFSIIYPVVIKISDLILGHLNGLFLKKPSAGCAGVGDFVELLGGTGLDPSKMFPLADLCHSFHGSAQMKIGCDNTVLRMVSSGKHVNRVTFEYYQLDLQELENRKENSIEEFCFPSI; translated from the exons atgccttctgctttcCGATTTCAGTGTCACTTCGTTCTCATCTTCCTGGCAGCCCTGAAGGGGGAAACCAGATACCTAGAG GTGAGGGATGCTGGTGAAGATGAGCCTTTTCTACTCCTCAGCGAAGATCTGAAACGAGAGCTGTCGGCAGGGCAGATCTACCGGCGGTCACTCA GATGCATTGACATGCTGAGCATAGAGGGGCAGTTCACCTTCACTGcagagcagccccagctgcaCTGTGCCACCTTCTTCATCGGGGACCCTGAGGAGCTCATCACCATAGACTATGACTTTGTGAACATTGACTGCCAAGGAGGCGATTTCCTGAAG GTATTTGATGGCTGGATACTCAAAGGAGAGAAATTTCCTAGTTCCTTGGACCATCCCCTCCCCACTTCTCAAAGATATGTAGACTTTTGTGAAAGTGGTAATATTCAGAGGAGCATCAGGTCATCGCAGAACGTGGCAATGATCTTCTTCAGGATTCACCAGCCAGGCAATGGATTTACTGTCACTGTCAAGAAAAATGCCAACCTTTTCC CTTGCAATGTCATCTCTCAGACTCCTTCTGGAAGATTTACCATGGTCATTCCTCATCAGCacagaaactgcagcttttctATAATTTACCCAGTGGTGATAAAAATATCTGATCTTATCCTGGGACATTTAAACGGCCTCTTTTTAAag AAACCATCAGCAGGCTGTGCAGGAGTGGGAGATTTTGTAGAGCTGTTGGGAGGAACTGGCTTAGACCCTTCCAAGATGTTTCCACTAGCTGATCTCTGTCACTCCTTTCATGGGTCTG CCCAAATGAAGATTGGGTGTGACAATACAGTGCTACGAATGGTCTCCAGTGGCAAACACGTCAATCGCGTGACATTTGAGTATTATCAACTTGATCTGCAGGaactagaaaacagaaaggagaacaGCATTGAGGAATTCTGCTTTCCCAGTATCTGA